A window of the Fulvia fulva chromosome 3, complete sequence genome harbors these coding sequences:
- a CDS encoding 3-hydroxyanthranilate 3,4-dioxygenase — MSMQTFESHTRFVTAFQPLTQALHVRSASPSMHRLTRPLAAAARHTSRPSTVPTTIRASLAQYIPRANLATAVINQKPVGLPLNLPKWLSENSHLLKPPVNNYCVYNDPMTVMVVGGPNARTDYHINETPEFFYQYKGRMLLKTVQQVNGKEEFVDVYINEGELFLLPANTPHNPVRFADTVGVVIEQPRPESSLDRLRWYCDNCGDVVNEAAFYCTDLGSQIKDAVNNFKADEAARKCKSCGTMCDAAPKPEAMERMRTAPS, encoded by the coding sequence ATGTCTATGCAGACCTTTGAGAGCCATACTCGTTTCGTCACAGCATTCCAACCTTTGACACAGGCTCTTCACGTCAGATCAGCCTCACCAAGCATGCATCGACTCACAAGACCGCTCGCTGCAGCGGCACGACACACATCTCGACCGAGCACAGTACCAACCACCATTCGAGCCTCACTCGCACAATACATCCCACGAGCGAATCTCGCCACCGCAGTCATCAACCAGAAACCGGTCGGCCTACCTCTGAACCTCCCAAAATGGCTATCAGAGAACTCCCACCTTCTCAAGCCACCCGTCAACAACTACTGCGTCTACAATGATCCAATGACAGTCATGGTCGTAGGAGGACCCAACGCTCGAACAGACTACCATATCAACGAGACACCCGAGTTCTTCTACCAGTACAAGGGACGGATGCTGCTCAAGACGGTGCAGCAAGTCAATGGCAAAGAAGAGTTCGTGGACGTCTACATCAACGAAGGCGAGCTGTTCCTGCTCCCGGCGAATACTCCACATAATCCAGTGAGGTTTGCGGATACAGTGGGTGTGGTCATCGAACAGCCACGGCCTGAGTCTAGTCTGGATCGACTGAGATGGTATTGCGACAATTGTGGTGATGTTGTCAATGAGGCGGCGTTCTACTGCACTGATCTTGGCAGCCAAATCAAGGATGCGGTCAACAACTTCAAGGCAGATGAAGCTGCGCGAAAGTGCAAATCATGTGGCACCATGTGCGACGCTGCACCAAAACCGGAGGCGATGGAAAGGATGCGAACTGCACCATCATGA
- a CDS encoding putative nucleolar complex protein 14: MPPSQLKRLKASLREQGVTGPQKSKKQKKQQATGKTSSDRVQRQAALQHIRDSFNPFELKAPARPEKFTHASFRNAQNATTRYKDVLHRPGVTRSAGEEMRRNTLLPEMRRRNKVGGLVDRRIGEGDVDMTPEEKAVQRFAREKEKKAKGRSMFDLEGSDDEGAGGFGLTHGGKKIDDLAADDFGEEVSGGSDEEEDDDGELLRLKRRRSDVDEEDDEEMEGDDPADDQPERKKTKKEVMEEVIAKSKMHKYERQKVKEDDDDLREKLDQDIGELMGLLQGVKKPPPPPKAEETAATNGDGPVMNPERQKLLAGGDKDYDKYMKQLTNEARAAPSNKSLTAEEKAQKEAERLKELEEKRQKRMRGENVSDDEKDAAPGADVDIREDDEDEMPDEAADFGFTSSVAQPKKAKEEQLVLDDEDEFALDEDLVASGSEAEMSDDESGEGSEDDSDADGEPHEDEEDEFVTEILGSNGATGSNATKVGERTATTTSGVAFTYPCPRSHDELLGIVKDLPAEQLPTVIQRIRALYHPSLSASHKESMADFACALVDHLAYMADEKQSMAVIEQVIRHLHSLSRTYPTQIGEQFRLNLASFQGRTHPSAGDMVVLTAIGSIYPTSDHWHQVVTPAVTLMARWLGLNAPLSNKPIEEQTLATGAFMVTLCIRYQTLSKRYVPEALRFTIRVLSSKDATKATHAPYLTNLTAMADLWKEKPSFIELFTPTLPLLKSLSAKKEQQTITILLHQSRLRRRPLELHHHRKQPIRTSVPKFEENFNPDKHYDPDKERSDANKLQKEYKRERKGAMRELRKDANFIAREQLKEKRTKDEEYEKKHRRLIAEIQSEEGKGGNDYAREKAMRQRKK; encoded by the coding sequence ATGCCGCCTTCACAACTGAAGCGGCTGAAGGCATCTCTCCGTGAGCAGGGTGTAACAGGACCCCAGAAATCGAAGAAGCAGAAGAAGCAGCAAGCGACTGGAAAGACTTCCTCTGATCGCGTGCAACGACAAGCAGCACTCCAACACATCCGAGACTCCTTCAACCCCTTCGAGCTCAAAGCACCAGCGCGACCCGAGAAGTTCACACATGCGTCTTTCAGGAATGCGCAAAATGCAACGACACGATACAAAGATGTCCTCCACCGACCTGGCGTTACTCGATCTGCCGGCGAGGAAATGCGCCGGAACACATTGCTTCCTGAGATGAGGAGGCGGAATAAAGTCGGCGGTCTTGTGGATCGACGAATAGGCGAGGGAGATGTCGATATGACCCCGGAAGAGAAGGCTGTTCAGCGCTTTGCCAGAGAGAAGGAAAAGAAGGCGAAGGGAAGGAGCATGTTCGACTTGGAAGGCAGCGACGATGAAGGTGCTGGTGGCTTCGGGCTGACGCATGGTGGCAAAAAAATCGATGATCTAGCTGCGGATGACTTTGGTGAAGAAGTGTCAGGCGGGTCTGATGAGGAAGAGGACGATGATGGGGAGCTGCTTCGGCTAAAGAGGCGGCGGTCTGATGTCGACGAAGAGGATGATGAAGAGATGGAAGGTGATGATCCGGCAGACGACCAGCCTGAGCGCAagaagacgaagaaggaagTCATGGAGGAGGTCATTGCAAAGTCGAAAATGCACAAATACGAGCGTCAAAAAGTCAAGGAAGACGACGACGATTTACGGGAAAAGCTGGATCAGGACATTGGCGAACTTATGGGTCTCTTGCAAGGTGTGAAGAAGCCGCCTCCGCCTCCAAAGGCTGAAGAGACAGCAGCGACCAACGGAGACGGGCCAGTCATGAACCCTGAGCGACAAAAACTATTGGCTGGTGGAGACAAGGACTACGACAAGTACATGAAGCAGCTTACGAATGAGGCCCGAGCAGCACCGTCCAACAAGAGCTTGACTGCAGAAGAGAAGGCGCAGAAGGAGGCAGAACGATTGAAGGAGTTGGAAGAGAAGAGGCAAAAGCGCATGCGTGGTGAAAACGTATCGGACGATGAGAAGGACGCTGCTCCAGGTGCAGATGTTGACATTCGAGAAGATGACGAAGACGAAATGCCCGACGAGGCTGCAGACTTTGGCTTCACGTCTTCCGTCGCACAGCCAAAGAAAGCAAAGGAAGAGCAACTTGTGCTGGACGATGAAGATGAATTTGCGCTCGATGAAGATCTGGTTGCAAGCGGTTCTGAGGCCGAAATGAGCGACGACGAATCTGGTGAAGGCAGCGAAGACGATAGCGACGCCGATGGCGAACCACACGAGGatgaagaagatgaattCGTGACTGAGATTCTTGGATCGAATGGTGCTACTGGATCTAATGCTACTAAAGTTGGCGAAAGGACAGCAACGACTACATCCGGCGTCGCCTTCACCTATCCTTGTCCACGATCGCACGACGAGCTGCTGGGAATTGTCAAGGATCTGCCGGCTGAACAACTGCCTACCGTGATCCAGCGCATTCGAGCATTGTACCACCCTTCGCTCTCAGCATCGCACAAGGAGTCAATGGCTGATTTTGCCTGTGCGCTTGTCGATCATCTTGCATATATGGCAGATGAGAAGCAGTCGATGGCAGTCATCGAGCAAGTCATTCGTCACTTGCACTCGTTATCGCGAACATATCCCACCCAAATCGGCGAGCAATTCAGACTCAACTTGGCCTCATTCCAAGGGCGCACGCATCCTAGTGCTGGTGACATGGTTGTGCTGACAGCCATTGGCAGCATATACCCTACTAGTGATCACTGGCATCAAGTCGTCACACCTGCCGTGACGTTGATGGCCAGATGGCTTGGCCTCAATGCTCCGTTGTCGAACAAGCCAATCGAAGAGCAGACACTTGCCACTGGTGCTTTCATGGTCACACTATGCATCAGGTACCAGACGCTGAGCAAGCGCTACGTCCCAGAAGCCCTCCGTTTTACCATCCGGGTCTTGTCCTCGAAAGATGCCACAAAAGCGACGCACGCACCATACCTTACCAACCTCACCGCAATGGCGGACCTCTGGAAAGAGAAACCCTCCTTCATCGAGCTCTTCACCCCAACCCTCCCCCTCCTCAAATCCCTCTCCGCCAAAAAGGAGCAACAAACAATCACAATCCTCCTCCACCAATCCCGCCTCCGCCGCAGACCCCTCGAACTCCACCACCACCGCAAACAACCCATCCGGACCAGCGTGCCCAAGTTCGAGGAGAACTTTAATCCTGATAAGCACTATGATCCCGATAAGGAGAGGAGTGATGCGAATAAGCTGCAGAAGGAGTATAAGAGGGAGCGCAAGGGGGCGATGCGGGAGCTGCGCAAGGATGCGAATTTCATTGCAAGGGAGCAGCTTAAGGAGAAGAGGACGAAGGATGAGGAGTATGAGAAGAAGCATAGACGGCTCATTGCGGAGATTCAGAGTGAGGAGGGGAAAGGGGGAAATGATTATGCTAGGGAGAAGGCGATGAGGCAGAGGAAGAAGTAG